A window of Pseudophryne corroboree isolate aPseCor3 chromosome 3 unlocalized genomic scaffold, aPseCor3.hap2 SUPER_3_unloc_10, whole genome shotgun sequence contains these coding sequences:
- the LOC134983195 gene encoding gastrula zinc finger protein XlCGF17.1-like → MLSPDCDIKDNDSRQDSPGDNPITPIIHPALSADPSDPGKCSPDHSDIGASVTALRVDTEFPCSIDTKCFTQNTKLITHHPAKAGERPLICSECGKCFTKKSYLVIHQRSHTGEKPFSCSECGKCFACNSNLATHQRNHTGEKPFSCSECGKCFSWKSHLVTHQSSHTGEKPFSCSECGKCFTQKSALVTHQRRHTGEMPFSCSECGKCFAFKSYLVIHQISHTGEKPYSCSECGKCFVWKSDLVTHQRSHTGEKPYSCSECGKCFAFKSYLVPHQRSHTGEMPFACSECGKCFAFKSALVRHQRSHTGEKPYSCSECGKCFVRKSDLVTHQRSHTGEKPYSCSEC, encoded by the coding sequence atgttatccccggattgtgacataaaagataatgacagtagacaggattctccaggagataaccccattaccccaattatacatccagctctatcagctgatccctctgatcctgggaaatgttctcctgatcactctgatattggtgcatctgttacagctctgagagtagatacagagtttccctgttctatagataccaaatgttttacacagaacacaaagcttattacccatcatccagctaaagcaggtgagaggccactgatatgttctgagtgtgggaaatgttttacaaagaaatcatatcttgttatacatcagagaagtcacacaggtgagaagccgttttcctgttctgagtgtgggaaatgttttgcatgcaactcaaatcttgctacacatcagagaaatcacacaggtgagaagccgttttcctgttctgagtgtgggaaatgtttttcatggaaatcacatcttgttacacatcagagtagtcacacaggtgagaagccattttcatgttctgagtgtgggaaatgttttacacagaaatcagctcttgttacacatcagagacgtcacacaggtgagatgccgttttcctgttctgagtgtgggaaatgtttcgcatttaaatcatatcttgttatacatcagataagtcatacaggtgagaagccgtattcctgttctgagtgtgggaaatgttttgtatggaaatcagatcttgtcacacatcagagaagtcacacaggtgagaagccatattcctgttctgagtgtgggaaatgttttgcatttaaatcatatcttgttccacatcagagaagtcacacaggtgaaatgcCGTttgcctgttctgagtgtgggaaatgtttcgcatttaaatcagctcttgttagacatcagagaagtcacacaggtgagaagccgtattcctgttctgagtgtgggaaatgttttgtacggaaatcagatcttgtcacacatcagagaagtcacacaggtgagaagccgtattcctgttctgagtgt